The DNA segment TTTGCGAATAGCATATTCCCTTTGCTCATCATTCTGAAAACTTATACGCTTAATCCAATTTCCCTTTTCATCATAAATATAAGTGTAGATTTTAGTGTAGTGATGTGTATTGTCCTTATAATGGTTTTCTTCAATTACATTATTTGAAGTATCATAACGGTAAAAGTACTGGCTATTATAGAAGGTTTTTTTAAATTCGTAATCGAACTCTTGATAGCTATGTTCCTTAATATTTCCTTTATAATCATACTTGTAATTATGATAAGCATAATACTGAAAACCTTCGTGCAAGTATGCCAAAATACAATTCTCTTTGGTGTCATATACAAAATAATTCACATAGGGTTCGTTGCCTGCGGCAATTCCTGATTCTTCTATTTTATTACCAGCCTCATTATATTTATATTTATGGTATCTCTATGAGATGTATCTTTGGTCCCTTCTCTAATCTGAAACCTAATATACATGCTAAGAAGATTATACTTACTATATTGAAAAATTTCAATCATTCCAATATTATAACCAAATGTCCTAATACCATCAGAAACAAGTATTACCCCATCATAGTTTTCGCATACACTCAGGTTCCTAATAGTGTCAAAACGATATATGGATTTAAAACAAGTACTGCTATCTTTTGATAAAAAATATTCTACCGTTTTAAACCCACCACTATTATAGTAAGTTAAGTTAGTGGTAGTATCACCATAATAGCGTGCAAAGCTTTGTGTAGTTAGTAACTTCACGCTTCCTTTTAAATTATCCCTGTCCCAATCCGGTGTAATATTTCTTTGTTGTGCAGCAGCTTCATTTATAATTGCTAAATAGAAAAAGAGAATGAGGTATATATACTTCATGAGACTAAAATTATATAATAAAACTTTAATTTTTAATCATCAGCTTTTTCACGATTCGGGTGTTTAAAATTATTTTAAAAGGAGAAATTAATATTAGTTTGCACACCCAAGTCCAGCCATAATATTGGGCTAGTGTTTTCCAACTCATGCCAAATTTTTGTAGCAAAAAACGATTCCAACTCAATACCGCGTTCACCATTTTCCAGCTACGTTTAATATTGAGTTGCCTATGGAGTATTTCTTTTGGCAATCCTATTTTTTGCTGAGCAGCGATTAGGCAAGCGGTCATATCTTGAAAATAAATTCGGGGCCAGAAGTTACGCCAGATAGAAGTATCGCCCGCCCCTAATATCACCAAAGGTTTTGCAATTACTAAACAAGGGCCTTGGCTCATGCATAGCAATGACATCGATAGCGGTGAATGGTATTCGCCAGCTTCTTCACTTGCAAAGGGGTGCCTGCACATTTCACGATTTACCAGCAAACATATACCTGTTAAAAAATCTACATCTTTAAGTGTACCCAATGCATCAAACCCATTTTCAAAGAAAAGATCTTTGCTCAGTTCCATGGCATTTGTTTTTAGCACTTTATTGGTATCCAGCTCTACCAGATTATAATTGACCAATACCACTGTAGGTTTTATAGGGCATTGCGAAATCGCATCAT comes from the Bacteroidota bacterium genome and includes:
- a CDS encoding glycosyltransferase, with translation MPHTISLGIPTYKRPHRLRNLLERLHTQLGIDNKNFEVVVSDNCSQDETPEVIKSFKDSLPIKQYSNPTNIGANNNVLSLLEKGTGDYLWIVPDDDDFVYDDSLQQVYDAISQCPIKPTVVLVNYNLVELDTNKVLKTNAMELSKDLFFENGFDALGTLKDVDFLTGICLLVNREMCRHPFASEEAGEYHSPLSMSLLCMSQGPCLVIAKPLVILGAGDTSIWRNFWPRIYFQDMTACLIAAQQKIGLPKEILHRQLNIKRSWKMVNAVLSWNRFLLQKFGMSWKTLAQYYGWTWVCKLILISPFKIILNTRIVKKLMIKN